From Streptomyces sp. TLI_053, a single genomic window includes:
- a CDS encoding alkaline phosphatase family protein, with translation MTTHQEDDVNRRIPAAQQTHATPQSPTAPGLSRRGMLLGAAAALAAGPLAATAARAATAATAAPATAPATATGPATAAAARTPKVLVIGLDGTMVTRVKDSGAPNLAALMAGGLTAASSLYTAPMAGTSSGPGWSTIATGVWPDKHNVRDNDFTAPAFAAYPDFLTRVETANPALSTYVVASWAPIADTIYSGRVDTRVATPSAEYDTGTTARAVARLRDGNPDAVFVQLDNVDHAGHSSGSASKAYLDAIRGVDAQVGQILTAVRGRAGYAQEDWLVMITADHGHTPTGGHGGSTWEERQTFVIANGSAFPAGSVRHDVRMVDIAPTALAHLGIATDPAWGLDGTPIPALVPDDFDALRPQLTGRVDETGIAAGVLGFTRTAPAGWSVDNSAMGTGGVTEWRGWSFTTDEFWTKAQRDQNRELNVRSRNVFAVADSDEWADKTFQGNYDSTLVSPEYPVAGRSSVPVTFNTFYRPEGVQTARVLAVWDGGTPVEVKSFTADTNGRQRLDLAVPAGVGRLRLRFRYTGSNNWYWVVDGVRVG, from the coding sequence ATGACGACGCATCAGGAGGACGACGTGAACCGCCGGATCCCCGCCGCACAGCAGACCCACGCCACCCCGCAGAGCCCCACCGCCCCCGGCCTGTCGCGCCGAGGCATGCTCCTCGGCGCCGCCGCGGCCCTCGCCGCCGGCCCGCTGGCCGCCACCGCCGCCCGCGCGGCCACGGCCGCCACCGCCGCCCCCGCGACCGCCCCCGCGACGGCCACCGGCCCCGCGACCGCTGCCGCCGCCCGCACCCCCAAGGTCCTGGTCATCGGCCTGGACGGCACCATGGTCACCCGCGTCAAGGACTCCGGCGCCCCGAACCTCGCCGCCCTGATGGCCGGCGGCCTCACCGCCGCGAGCAGCCTCTACACCGCCCCGATGGCCGGCACCTCTTCCGGCCCCGGCTGGTCCACCATCGCCACCGGCGTCTGGCCGGACAAGCACAACGTCCGCGACAACGACTTCACCGCCCCCGCCTTCGCCGCCTACCCGGACTTCCTGACCCGGGTCGAGACGGCGAACCCCGCGCTCTCCACCTACGTGGTCGCGTCCTGGGCGCCGATCGCCGACACCATCTACTCCGGCCGGGTCGACACCCGCGTCGCCACCCCGTCCGCCGAGTACGACACCGGCACCACCGCCCGCGCCGTCGCCCGGCTGCGCGACGGCAACCCCGACGCGGTCTTCGTCCAGCTCGACAACGTCGACCACGCCGGCCACAGCAGCGGCTCCGCCAGCAAGGCCTACCTGGACGCGATCCGGGGCGTGGACGCCCAGGTCGGCCAGATCCTCACCGCCGTCCGCGGCCGGGCCGGATACGCCCAGGAGGACTGGCTGGTGATGATCACCGCCGACCACGGCCACACCCCCACCGGCGGCCACGGCGGCTCCACCTGGGAGGAGCGGCAGACCTTCGTGATCGCCAACGGCTCGGCGTTCCCGGCCGGTTCGGTCCGCCACGACGTGCGGATGGTCGACATCGCGCCCACCGCCCTGGCCCACCTCGGCATCGCCACCGACCCCGCCTGGGGCCTCGACGGCACCCCGATCCCGGCCCTGGTCCCGGACGACTTCGACGCGCTGCGCCCGCAGCTCACCGGCCGGGTCGACGAGACCGGCATCGCCGCCGGCGTCCTCGGCTTCACCCGCACCGCGCCGGCCGGCTGGTCCGTCGACAACTCGGCGATGGGCACCGGCGGCGTCACCGAGTGGCGCGGCTGGTCGTTCACCACCGACGAGTTCTGGACCAAGGCCCAGCGGGACCAGAACCGCGAGCTCAACGTCCGCTCCCGCAACGTCTTCGCCGTCGCCGACTCCGACGAGTGGGCCGACAAGACCTTCCAGGGGAACTACGACTCCACCCTGGTCAGCCCCGAGTACCCGGTGGCGGGCCGGAGCAGTGTCCCGGTCACCTTCAACACCTTCTACCGGCCGGAGGGCGTCCAGACCGCCCGGGTGCTCGCGGTCTGGGACGGCGGCACGCCGGTCGAGGTGAAGAGCTTCACCGCCGACACCAACGGGCGTCAGCGGCTGGACCTTGCCGTCCCGGCGGGCGTCGGCCGGCTGCGGCTGCGCTTCCGGTACACCGGCAGCAACAACTGGTACTGGGTCGTGGACGGGGTCCGGGTCGGCTGA
- a CDS encoding HIT family protein: MDCVFCAVVAGTEPAHRVLDDEVAVAFLDRRPLFPGHVLVVPRDHRRTLTDLPPSAVGPFFLRVQRVAAAVETALGAAGSFVAANNRVSQSVPHLHVHVVPRNPKDGLRGFFWPRRAYSDEADAALVAERLRAALAP, translated from the coding sequence ATGGACTGCGTCTTCTGCGCGGTGGTCGCCGGCACGGAGCCCGCGCACCGGGTGCTGGACGACGAGGTGGCGGTCGCCTTCCTGGACCGTCGGCCGCTCTTCCCCGGCCATGTGCTGGTCGTCCCCCGCGACCACCGCCGCACCCTCACGGACCTGCCCCCGTCGGCGGTGGGCCCGTTCTTCCTGCGGGTGCAGCGGGTGGCCGCGGCGGTCGAAACCGCGCTCGGGGCGGCGGGGAGCTTCGTCGCGGCGAACAACCGGGTCAGCCAGTCGGTGCCGCACCTGCACGTCCACGTGGTGCCGCGCAACCCGAAGGACGGGCTGCGCGGCTTCTTCTGGCCGCGCCGGGCGTACTCCGACGAGGCGGACGCGGCACTGGTCGCCGAACGGCTGCGGGCCGCGCTCGCCCCCTGA
- a CDS encoding DUF1508 domain-containing protein, with product MAGRTVQVGRAARPVDEEVARMAGKFEVYEDAGGKYRFRLKAGNGEIVATGQGYASKDAAHKGVEAVQRAASGASVVDVAKSGAAA from the coding sequence GTGGCCGGGCGCACCGTGCAGGTGGGGCGCGCGGCGCGTCCCGTCGACGAGGAGGTGGCCCGGATGGCGGGCAAGTTCGAGGTGTACGAGGACGCCGGCGGCAAGTACCGGTTCCGGCTCAAGGCGGGCAACGGCGAGATCGTCGCCACCGGCCAGGGTTACGCGAGCAAGGACGCCGCCCACAAGGGCGTCGAGGCCGTCCAGCGGGCGGCGAGCGGGGCGAGCGTGGTGGACGTCGCCAAGTCCGGGGCCGCGGCCTGA
- a CDS encoding MSMEG_1061 family FMN-dependent PPOX-type flavoprotein: MTSTPETVVPSTPGPDRPTGLFEALAAASVRDPAVLREVYEQPGDHARRKQVDRIHEVARQLIACSSLVLLASADAEGRCDVSPRGGPAGLVSVLDEFTLAIPDATGNKRLDTLHNIVETGRIGLLFVVPGRDTTLRVNGRACVSTDPRLLEQLTAVGKPPRSAIVVAVEEVFAHCPKAFLRASAWKPENWLGKDAQPSSAQVTLSHLADPSLTLEAIEQTEREALLYRYE, translated from the coding sequence ATGACCAGCACACCGGAGACCGTCGTTCCGTCAACCCCCGGGCCGGATCGGCCCACCGGCCTGTTCGAGGCACTCGCCGCCGCCTCGGTCCGCGACCCGGCCGTGCTGCGGGAGGTCTACGAGCAGCCCGGGGACCACGCCCGCCGCAAGCAGGTGGACCGCATCCACGAGGTCGCCCGGCAGCTGATCGCCTGCTCCTCGCTGGTCCTCCTGGCCAGCGCGGACGCCGAGGGGCGCTGCGACGTGTCCCCGCGCGGCGGCCCGGCCGGACTCGTGTCGGTGCTCGACGAGTTCACCCTGGCGATCCCGGACGCGACCGGCAACAAGCGGCTGGACACCCTCCACAACATCGTCGAGACCGGCCGGATCGGGCTGCTGTTCGTCGTGCCCGGCCGGGACACCACCCTGCGCGTCAACGGGCGGGCCTGCGTCTCCACCGACCCCCGGCTGCTGGAGCAGTTGACGGCGGTCGGCAAGCCGCCGCGCAGCGCGATCGTGGTCGCGGTCGAGGAGGTGTTCGCGCACTGCCCGAAGGCGTTCCTGCGCGCCTCGGCGTGGAAACCGGAGAACTGGCTCGGCAAGGACGCCCAGCCGAGTTCGGCGCAGGTCACGCTCTCGCACCTGGCGGACCCGTCGCTGACCCTCGAGGCGATCGAGCAGACCGAGCGGGAGGCTCTGCTGTACCGCTACGAGTAG
- a CDS encoding antibiotic biosynthesis monooxygenase family protein, which yields MIIRIWAGQVMAGHIEEFCEVLTSRVLPQLGRTDGCLGGELLRSVTEGGHRVLVVSRWRDEAALLGYAGPMWRIRPVWSEGELRYLAHPPEVTHFTPVPAS from the coding sequence GTGATCATCAGAATCTGGGCCGGCCAGGTCATGGCCGGGCACATCGAGGAGTTCTGCGAGGTGCTGACCAGCAGGGTGCTGCCACAACTCGGGCGCACCGACGGCTGTCTCGGCGGCGAGCTGCTGCGCTCCGTCACCGAGGGCGGGCACCGGGTGCTCGTGGTCAGCCGGTGGCGCGACGAGGCGGCACTGCTCGGCTACGCGGGGCCGATGTGGCGGATCCGGCCGGTCTGGTCGGAGGGCGAACTCCGGTACCTGGCCCACCCGCCGGAGGTCACCCACTTCACGCCGGTCCCCGCATCCTGA
- a CDS encoding SCO4226 family nickel-binding protein codes for MAKFMDVHHGMAGITEEQLRMAHQADLAIQAEEGVTFEQAWADPESGHVYCLSEAPSKEAVQRIHERTGHPAAEVHPVPLIV; via the coding sequence ATGGCCAAGTTCATGGACGTCCACCACGGGATGGCCGGCATCACCGAGGAGCAGTTGCGAATGGCTCACCAGGCGGACCTGGCGATCCAGGCCGAGGAGGGCGTGACCTTCGAGCAGGCCTGGGCCGATCCGGAGTCGGGCCACGTCTACTGCCTGTCCGAGGCTCCGTCGAAGGAGGCCGTGCAGCGGATCCACGAGCGCACCGGGCATCCGGCGGCCGAGGTGCACCCCGTTCCGCTGATCGTCTGA
- a CDS encoding riboflavin synthase produces MFTGIIEELGEVVSIEEIGESSRIRLRGPVVCEGARHGDSIAVNGVCLTVVDTPEELALGTGEFSADVMAETLHRSSLGELKPGGRVNLERAMALGARLGGHLVQGHVDATGRLLSREPGERDAAGELRWEVLRFSLPDSVSRYLVEKGSITVDGVSLTVVEAARDSFTVSLIPATLALTTLGTRAVGESVNLEVDVLAKYVERLLEARTLPPLPGVDAPHAANAVDATNGTNATNATNSADPADDTPGEQR; encoded by the coding sequence GTGTTCACCGGCATCATCGAAGAGCTCGGCGAGGTCGTGTCGATCGAGGAGATCGGCGAATCCTCGCGTATCCGTCTGCGCGGCCCGGTGGTCTGCGAGGGCGCGCGGCACGGCGACTCCATCGCGGTCAACGGCGTCTGCCTGACCGTCGTCGACACCCCCGAGGAACTCGCTCTCGGCACTGGTGAGTTCAGTGCCGATGTGATGGCCGAGACGCTCCACCGTTCCAGCCTGGGCGAGTTGAAGCCCGGCGGGCGGGTCAACCTGGAGCGCGCGATGGCGCTCGGAGCCCGACTCGGAGGGCATCTGGTGCAGGGTCATGTCGACGCCACCGGGCGGCTGTTGAGTCGCGAACCGGGGGAACGCGACGCGGCCGGCGAGCTCCGCTGGGAGGTGCTGCGGTTCTCGCTGCCCGACTCCGTCTCGCGCTACCTGGTGGAGAAGGGCTCGATCACCGTCGACGGCGTCAGCCTCACCGTGGTCGAGGCCGCCCGCGACAGCTTCACCGTCAGCCTCATCCCGGCCACCCTCGCGCTGACCACCCTCGGCACCAGGGCCGTCGGCGAGAGCGTCAACCTGGAGGTCGACGTCCTCGCCAAGTACGTCGAGCGGCTGCTGGAGGCCCGCACCCTCCCGCCCCTGCCCGGAGTCGACGCACCCCACGCGGCCAACGCCGTGGACGCGACGAATGGGACGAACGCGACGAACGCGACGAACTCGGCGGACCCGGCCGACGACACCCCGGGGGAGCAGCGGTGA
- a CDS encoding nicotinamide mononucleotide transporter family protein has translation MNWLNGTVHLLGQDVYRSDIIGNLLGLAALALGWQRSRLTWPVQLLSGLVLVGAYWSAHLSGGVGKQIVVITAAVWGWTRWQRAARGDGGGNGDIAVRFATGRERAVLIGGTALGTLAVGTLFTAVPQLSWDAWPDAYIFVGTLAAMVAQARGWVEFWFAWIAVDLVGVPLAFNNGLVFSGFTYSVYFVLVLLGLRAWWLRGRTAHSVTDPVLQGASA, from the coding sequence GTGAACTGGCTCAACGGCACCGTTCACCTGCTCGGCCAGGACGTCTACCGCTCCGACATCATCGGCAACCTGCTCGGCCTCGCCGCCCTGGCCCTCGGCTGGCAGCGCTCCCGGCTGACCTGGCCGGTCCAACTGCTCTCCGGCCTGGTCCTGGTCGGCGCCTACTGGAGCGCCCATCTCAGCGGAGGCGTCGGCAAGCAGATAGTCGTGATCACGGCCGCCGTGTGGGGCTGGACCCGATGGCAGCGCGCCGCGCGGGGCGACGGTGGCGGCAACGGCGACATCGCCGTCCGCTTCGCCACCGGCCGCGAGCGCGCCGTACTGATCGGCGGCACCGCGCTCGGCACCCTGGCGGTCGGCACGCTCTTCACCGCCGTCCCGCAACTGTCCTGGGACGCCTGGCCGGACGCCTACATCTTCGTCGGCACCCTGGCCGCGATGGTCGCCCAGGCCCGCGGCTGGGTCGAGTTCTGGTTCGCCTGGATCGCCGTCGACCTGGTCGGCGTGCCGCTCGCCTTCAACAACGGCCTGGTCTTCTCCGGCTTCACCTACTCCGTGTACTTCGTCCTGGTCCTGCTCGGCCTGCGCGCCTGGTGGCTCCGCGGCCGCACCGCACACTCCGTGACCGACCCCGTCCTCCAGGGAGCCTCCGCATGA
- a CDS encoding bifunctional 3,4-dihydroxy-2-butanone-4-phosphate synthase/GTP cyclohydrolase II: protein MTENPAPRPAENPVAIPPGGPVATPVGEFVLDPVERAVADIALGRAVIVVDDEDRENEGDIVFAASAATPELMAFTVRYSSGVICAPMTGAELDRLKLPPMTQVNEDRKGTAYAVSVDAREGVDTGISAADRARTVRLLASPGTGSGDLARPGHVFPLRAVEGGVLVRPGHTEAAVDLARLAGLPPAGAIAEVVNDDGTMARLPELVAFAREHNLAIISIEDLIAYRRRTELHVDRAAVTSLPTAYGEFTAVGYRGTLDGVEHIALVAGGLAEDGRLPDGEDVLVRVHSECLTGDVLGSLRCDCGPQLQASLRRVAEAGRGVVLYLRGHEGRGIGLAHKLRAYELQERGRDTVDANLDLGLPADARDYSIGAQMLGDLGVRSLTLLTNNPDKLTALTEHGLKVKGREPVEIPAGEHNARYLRTKRDRMGHDLPGLDG from the coding sequence ATGACCGAGAACCCCGCCCCGCGTCCGGCAGAGAACCCCGTCGCGATCCCGCCCGGAGGCCCCGTCGCGACCCCGGTCGGCGAGTTCGTCCTCGACCCGGTCGAGCGGGCCGTCGCCGACATCGCGCTCGGCCGCGCCGTGATCGTCGTGGACGACGAGGACCGCGAGAACGAGGGCGACATCGTCTTCGCCGCCTCCGCCGCCACCCCCGAGCTGATGGCCTTCACCGTCCGCTACAGCTCCGGCGTCATCTGCGCCCCGATGACCGGCGCCGAACTGGACCGGCTCAAGCTCCCGCCGATGACCCAGGTCAACGAGGACCGCAAGGGGACCGCCTACGCCGTCTCGGTGGACGCCAGGGAGGGCGTCGACACCGGCATCTCGGCCGCCGACCGGGCCCGCACCGTGCGCCTGCTCGCCTCGCCCGGCACCGGGTCCGGCGACCTCGCCCGGCCGGGGCACGTCTTCCCGCTGCGCGCGGTCGAGGGCGGTGTGCTGGTCCGGCCCGGCCACACCGAGGCCGCGGTCGACCTGGCCCGGCTGGCCGGTCTGCCGCCGGCGGGCGCGATCGCCGAGGTGGTCAACGACGACGGCACCATGGCCCGGCTGCCCGAACTGGTGGCCTTCGCCCGTGAGCACAACCTGGCGATCATCTCCATCGAGGACCTCATCGCCTACCGCCGCCGCACCGAACTGCACGTCGACCGCGCCGCCGTCACCTCCCTGCCGACCGCGTACGGCGAGTTCACCGCCGTCGGCTACCGGGGCACCCTCGACGGTGTCGAGCACATCGCGCTGGTCGCCGGTGGACTGGCCGAGGACGGCCGGCTCCCCGACGGCGAGGACGTGCTGGTCCGGGTCCACTCCGAGTGCCTGACCGGTGATGTGCTCGGCTCGCTGCGCTGCGACTGCGGCCCCCAGCTCCAGGCCTCGCTGCGGCGGGTCGCCGAGGCCGGCCGGGGCGTGGTGCTCTACCTGCGCGGCCACGAGGGCCGGGGCATCGGCCTGGCGCACAAGCTGCGCGCCTACGAGCTCCAGGAGCGCGGCCGGGACACCGTGGACGCGAACCTCGACCTCGGCCTGCCCGCGGACGCCCGCGACTACAGCATCGGCGCCCAGATGCTCGGCGACCTCGGCGTCCGCTCGCTGACCCTGCTGACCAACAACCCGGACAAGCTCACCGCGCTCACCGAGCACGGGCTCAAGGTCAAGGGCCGCGAGCCGGTCGAGATCCCGGCCGGCGAGCACAACGCGCGCTACCTGCGGACCAAGCGCGACCGGATGGGCCACGACCTGCCCGGCCTCGACGGCTGA
- the ribH gene encoding 6,7-dimethyl-8-ribityllumazine synthase → MSGHGAPELTIDNAADLKVAVIAAQWHDQVMNGLLDGAHRALKELGVAEPTVLRVPGTFELPVAAKRLADRGYDAVIALGVVIRGGTPHFDYVCQAATAGLTQVSVDTGVPVGFGVLTCDNEQQAVDRAGLPGSSEDKGHEAVTAAVATAVALRSL, encoded by the coding sequence ATGAGCGGCCACGGAGCCCCCGAGCTGACCATCGACAACGCCGCCGACCTCAAGGTCGCCGTGATCGCCGCCCAGTGGCACGATCAGGTGATGAACGGCCTGCTCGACGGCGCCCACCGCGCCCTCAAGGAGCTGGGCGTCGCCGAGCCGACCGTCCTGCGCGTCCCCGGCACCTTCGAGCTGCCGGTGGCCGCCAAGCGCCTCGCCGACCGCGGCTACGACGCAGTGATCGCCCTCGGCGTGGTCATCCGGGGCGGCACCCCGCACTTCGACTACGTCTGCCAGGCCGCCACCGCGGGCCTCACCCAGGTTTCCGTCGACACCGGCGTGCCGGTCGGTTTCGGTGTGCTGACCTGCGACAACGAGCAGCAGGCCGTGGACCGCGCGGGCCTGCCCGGCTCCAGCGAGGACAAGGGCCACGAGGCGGTCACCGCGGCCGTCGCCACGGCCGTCGCGCTGCGCTCGCTCTGA
- a CDS encoding phosphoribosyl-ATP diphosphatase, translating into MASKTFEELFTELQQKAATGDPSSSRTAQLVQQGVHAIGKKVVEEAAEVWMAAEFQSDEQTAEEISQLLYHLQVMMVARGLTLDDVYKYL; encoded by the coding sequence ATGGCTTCGAAGACATTCGAGGAGCTCTTCACCGAGCTCCAGCAGAAGGCCGCCACCGGCGACCCCTCGTCCTCCCGTACCGCGCAGCTCGTCCAGCAGGGCGTCCATGCGATCGGCAAGAAGGTCGTCGAGGAGGCCGCCGAGGTCTGGATGGCCGCCGAGTTCCAGTCCGACGAGCAGACCGCCGAGGAGATCTCGCAGCTCCTCTACCACCTTCAGGTGATGATGGTCGCCCGCGGGCTGACGCTCGACGACGTCTACAAGTACCTCTAG
- the hisG gene encoding ATP phosphoribosyltransferase, whose amino-acid sequence MLRIAVPNKGSLSGPAAEMLHEAGYRQRKDSKELVLVDPGNQVEFFFLRPRDIAVYVGSGRLDVGITGRDLLLDSHSNAEEVLALGFAGSTFRFARPVGAAVEDVSDLEGLRIATSYTGLVEQHLADRGVKATVTKLDGAVETAVQLGVADVIADVVETGTSLRNAGLEVFGEPILISDSVVIRPKGAGEDPRVDQFLRRLQGVLVARRYVLMDYDIRAEQVGAAVALTPGLESPTVSPLHTEGWVAVRSMVLRKEAQQIMDDLWGIGARAILVTNIHACRL is encoded by the coding sequence ATGCTGCGCATCGCCGTGCCCAACAAGGGTTCGCTCTCGGGTCCCGCGGCGGAGATGCTCCATGAGGCCGGCTACCGGCAGCGCAAGGACTCCAAGGAACTGGTGCTGGTCGACCCGGGCAACCAGGTCGAGTTCTTCTTCCTGCGCCCGCGCGACATCGCCGTCTACGTCGGCTCCGGCCGCCTGGACGTCGGCATCACCGGCCGCGACCTGCTGCTGGACTCGCACTCCAACGCCGAGGAGGTGCTCGCGCTCGGCTTCGCCGGCTCGACCTTCCGCTTCGCCCGCCCGGTCGGCGCGGCCGTCGAGGACGTCTCGGACCTGGAGGGTCTGCGGATCGCCACCTCCTACACCGGCCTGGTGGAGCAGCACCTGGCCGACCGGGGTGTGAAGGCGACCGTCACCAAGCTGGACGGCGCGGTGGAGACCGCGGTGCAGCTGGGCGTCGCCGATGTGATCGCGGACGTGGTGGAGACCGGCACCAGCCTGCGCAACGCGGGCCTGGAGGTGTTCGGCGAGCCGATCCTGATCTCCGACTCCGTGGTGATCCGCCCCAAGGGCGCCGGCGAGGACCCGCGCGTCGACCAGTTCCTGCGCCGGCTGCAGGGCGTGCTGGTGGCCCGCCGCTACGTGCTGATGGACTACGACATCCGCGCCGAGCAGGTCGGCGCCGCCGTCGCCCTGACCCCGGGCCTGGAGTCGCCGACCGTCTCGCCGCTGCACACCGAGGGCTGGGTGGCCGTCCGCTCCATGGTGCTCCGCAAGGAGGCCCAGCAGATCATGGACGATCTGTGGGGCATCGGCGCCCGGGCGATCCTGGTCACCAACATCCACGCCTGCCGCCTCTGA
- a CDS encoding PH domain-containing protein encodes MSTPAEFPVTWAPRRTRAVLLPVCVVLVVLFAVIAVALPANWQLNDRIMMMVSGVLFASVGLMLARPRVSADAEGVTVVNFVRRRRLAWAEIVGVNFRQGDPWATLDLADGTSLAAVGIQPGVGRNQAIADARALRDLVARHGG; translated from the coding sequence GTGTCCACCCCCGCCGAGTTCCCCGTCACCTGGGCCCCGCGCCGCACCCGCGCCGTGCTGCTGCCGGTCTGCGTCGTGCTGGTCGTGCTGTTCGCCGTGATCGCGGTCGCTCTTCCGGCCAACTGGCAGCTCAACGACCGGATCATGATGATGGTCAGCGGTGTGCTGTTCGCCTCCGTCGGCCTGATGCTGGCGCGGCCGCGGGTCAGCGCCGACGCCGAGGGCGTGACCGTGGTCAACTTCGTCCGCCGCCGCCGACTGGCCTGGGCGGAGATCGTCGGAGTGAACTTCCGCCAGGGCGACCCGTGGGCCACCCTCGACCTCGCCGACGGCACCTCGCTGGCCGCCGTCGGCATCCAGCCCGGTGTGGGCCGGAACCAGGCGATCGCCGACGCCCGCGCCCTGCGCGACCTGGTCGCGCGCCACGGCGGCTGA
- a CDS encoding hemolysin family protein, with protein sequence MITAWLLLLAALLLILANGLFVAAEFAFVTVERGAVERAAGTGDAKAGRVSRALRHLSFELSGAQLGITVTSLVVGMLAEPALSTLLKPLFGAVGLPDGASRGASVVIGMLLATVVQMVIGELVPKNWAISRPLQVARAVAAPHMAFSRACRPLIRVLNGSADRTVRAFGIEPQEELDHARTPAELVSLARHSARAGAIDEESATLFVRTLGLGDLTAESVMTPRVDVSALQRDASAADVLNLTRATGLSRFPVYTDTLDEVTGTVTLKDALAVPAARRGTVRVGDLAVPPLLVPESLPAERLLDQLRRLQPMAIVVDEYGGTAGVVTVEDIVEEIVGEVQDEHDPADGPELLPLPPVDGQPVWAADGRARLDQLEAIGLHAPEGPYETLAGLVTDLLGRLPAPGDRAELPGWRFTVEAVDRHRTSRVRVERTSGHDHPYDGTEDEDRTR encoded by the coding sequence GTGATCACGGCCTGGCTGCTGCTTCTCGCGGCCCTCCTGCTCATCCTCGCCAACGGCCTCTTCGTGGCCGCCGAGTTCGCCTTCGTGACCGTGGAGCGCGGCGCCGTCGAGCGCGCCGCCGGAACCGGGGACGCCAAGGCCGGCCGGGTCTCCCGCGCCCTGCGCCACCTCTCCTTCGAACTCTCCGGCGCCCAGCTCGGCATCACCGTCACCTCGCTGGTCGTCGGCATGCTCGCCGAGCCCGCCCTGTCGACCCTGCTGAAGCCCCTGTTCGGTGCCGTCGGCCTCCCCGACGGTGCCTCCCGCGGCGCCTCCGTGGTCATCGGCATGCTGCTCGCCACCGTCGTCCAGATGGTGATCGGCGAACTGGTCCCGAAGAACTGGGCGATCTCCCGCCCGCTCCAGGTGGCCCGCGCGGTCGCCGCCCCGCACATGGCGTTCTCCCGGGCCTGCCGCCCGCTGATCCGGGTCCTGAACGGCTCGGCCGACCGCACCGTGCGGGCCTTCGGCATCGAGCCGCAGGAGGAGCTGGACCACGCCCGCACCCCGGCCGAACTGGTCTCGCTCGCCCGGCACTCCGCCCGGGCCGGCGCCATAGACGAGGAGTCGGCCACCCTGTTCGTGCGGACCCTCGGACTCGGCGACCTCACCGCCGAGTCCGTGATGACCCCCCGCGTGGACGTCTCCGCGCTCCAGCGGGACGCCAGCGCCGCCGACGTCCTCAACCTCACCCGGGCCACCGGGCTGTCCCGCTTCCCGGTGTACACCGACACCCTGGACGAGGTCACCGGCACCGTCACCCTCAAGGACGCGCTGGCCGTCCCCGCCGCCCGGCGCGGCACCGTCCGGGTCGGCGACCTCGCCGTCCCGCCGCTGCTGGTGCCCGAGAGCCTCCCCGCCGAGCGGCTGCTCGACCAGCTGCGCCGCCTCCAGCCGATGGCCATCGTAGTCGACGAGTACGGCGGCACCGCCGGCGTGGTCACCGTCGAGGACATCGTCGAGGAGATCGTCGGCGAGGTGCAGGACGAGCACGACCCGGCCGACGGCCCCGAACTGCTGCCGTTGCCGCCGGTCGACGGACAGCCCGTCTGGGCGGCCGACGGCCGGGCCCGGCTCGACCAGCTGGAGGCCATCGGCCTGCACGCCCCGGAGGGCCCCTACGAGACGCTGGCCGGACTGGTCACCGACCTGCTCGGCCGGCTGCCCGCTCCCGGCGACCGGGCCGAACTGCCCGGCTGGCGGTTCACCGTCGAGGCCGTGGACCGGCACCGGACCAGCAGGGTCCGGGTGGAACGCACCTCCGGGCACGACCACCCGTACGACGGCACCGAGGACGAGGACCGGACCCGATGA